CAGGCGATGCCAACGTGCCTTCATGTTTTTCTGCGCGGCAACCGGACGCTTAAAAACGAAGAGTCTTGTGAAAAGCCGCCGAATCTGATAAGCGAAAAAGCCCTTGGGGGGGCCTTACGGACATCTATGCTGATTACCGGCCTTTCTCCCCGGAAGGAATTCGCCCATGCTTTTCAGACGCCTTAACCTCCCGCGCACCTTCACCGGGTCCAAACTCGCCCGCATTCTTTATCTTCCGTACAAGTGGCTGGTCTTCATGCCGGGCCTGGCATTCTTCACAATGCTCTGCGGCCTTACCGCCATAGCCCTGGCCTCCACCGCCGGGCCCAAAAGGGCCAACGTGATGGGCGTCATCTGGAGCCGCATCATGGCGAAGCTCACCCCCATGCACGTTACGGCGGAGGGGCTTTCAAACGTGAGGCCGGGCAAAAGCTACGTGATATGCTGCAACCATTCCAGCCACTTCGACGTGTTCGTGCTGTACGGCTGGTTTCCCGCCCCCTTCAAGTGGGTGATGAAAATGGAGTTGAGGAAGGTTCCCTTTCTGGGCGCGGCCTGCGACAGGCTCGGCCACATCTACATAGACCGCTCCAACCACGAAAGGGCCGTGGCCTCCATCAACGCCGCCAAAGAGAGGCTTTCGGGCGGCGAAAGCGTGCTGTTCTTTCCCGAAGGCACCAGGAGCCGGGACGGAAAACTCGGAAATTTCAAGAAGGGGGCCTTCAAGATGGCCTGCGACATGGGCCTTCCCATCCTGCCGGTAACCATCATCGGCACCGCCAAAATTCTGCCCGCCTTCACCATGGAGCTCTTCCCCGGGGACGCCCATATGGTCATCCACCCGGCCATCGAAACTGCGGGCTATGACGACGGCAACATGGAGATTCTCATGGAGAAGGTGCGTCGGGCGATCGCCTCGCGAGTCCCGGACTGAAATGCCCCGCCCCCGGCCTCAAAATTTTCCATTCAACGCGGCCCTGTGGCTGATTTGCCCTTGACACCCGGCCAACCATGCGGCTAAGGTTGACGATACGGTCAAATTTTCGGGGGGACCGGCGCTGCTGCCCGTTTTCCCCCGATTCGCCATTTTTTCCTCTTCAAAAATCTCATCTCGCCAGGGAGCCGCCATGGAAGACAAGCGTAATCTCCTCGTTGGTTCAATGCCTTCGGCCTTTTTCTTCGTAGTGTTCTTCTCGGCCCTATTCGTGGTCACCTTCCTGGTGGCGCGCGGCCTTGCCTCGGTGGC
This genomic interval from Deltaproteobacteria bacterium contains the following:
- a CDS encoding 1-acyl-sn-glycerol-3-phosphate acyltransferase; protein product: MLFRRLNLPRTFTGSKLARILYLPYKWLVFMPGLAFFTMLCGLTAIALASTAGPKRANVMGVIWSRIMAKLTPMHVTAEGLSNVRPGKSYVICCNHSSHFDVFVLYGWFPAPFKWVMKMELRKVPFLGAACDRLGHIYIDRSNHERAVASINAAKERLSGGESVLFFPEGTRSRDGKLGNFKKGAFKMACDMGLPILPVTIIGTAKILPAFTMELFPGDAHMVIHPAIETAGYDDGNMEILMEKVRRAIASRVPD